The following nucleotide sequence is from Nitratidesulfovibrio termitidis HI1.
GAGCAGGAAATTGCTGATGCGCACCTCGCCGCTGGTGCGGATGACCAGGTCCGGGTCGGGCTGGCCCGCGGTCCACAGCCGCGCGGCAAAGGCTTCCTCGGTGATGGCTTCCGGCGTCAGGCCTTCGGCGGCAAGGGCGCGACAGGCCATCAGGATTTCATCGCGGGCGGAGTAGTTGAGGGCCAGGTTCAGGCGCATGGACGTGCAGGAGGATGTGCGGGAAATGGCGTGCTCCAGCGCCTTGCGCGCGGCCAGCGGCAGGTCGGCCAGCTGGCCGAACACGGACAGCCGGATGTCGCGCTGGATGAGGTTGGGCAATTCCTCGCGCAGAAAATCCACCAGCAGCTCGAACAGAAACTTCACCTCGGCGCCGGGGCGGCCCCAGTTTTCCTTGGAGAAGGTGTACATGGTCAGGTGGCCGATGCCGAGCGTGCGGCATTCGGTGACGATGGCCCGGGCCGCCTCGGTGCCCGCCCGGTGCCCGTCGCTGCGCGAAAGGCCGCGCTGGGTGGCCCAGCGCCCGTTGCCGTCCATGATGACGGCCACATGGCGGGGCAGGGTTTCCGGCAAAAGCGTGTCCGGTGACCGTGTGTCCGGCGTGGGGGAACCCGCCGAGGGAGCGTTGTTCACTATAAGCCTCTGGTGCGGCGATGCGCCCGCGTCATATGCGCCATGGCCGGTCCGCCCGCCCGTCCGTCCAACCGCGTGTGCGGGGCGGGACTGCCGCGGGCGCGACCGGCCATGTGGAATCATTCCGTGCGACCGAACATGGAGAAGCTGTTCGGAGGCAGCCTCCTAAAGTTCCATGATTTCCTTTTCTTTCGCCGTGCACTTCTCGTCCGACTTGGCCACGAAGCGGTCGGTCAGCTTCTGCACGTCGTCGGTGGACTTGCGCACGTCGTCCTCGGAAATCTCCTTGCCCTTTTCCAGCTTTTTCAGGGCGTCGTTGGCGTCGCGGCGCACGTTGCGCACGGCCACCTTGGCCTCTTCGGTGTACTTGCGGGCCACCTTGACGAGGTCCTTGCGGCGTTCCTCGGTCAGCGGCGGGATGGAGATGCGGATGATCTTGCCGTCGTTGACCGGGTTCAGCCCCAGGTCCGACTTCATGATGGCCTTTTCCACCAGCTGGAAGGCCGAACGGTCCCACGGCTGGATGGTCAGGGTGCGGCTGTCGGGCACGCTGACGGACGCCAGCTGGCTGATGGGCGTGGGGGTGCCGTAGTAGTCCACCTTGATGTTGTCCACCAGCGAGGTGGAGGCGCGGCCCGTGCGCAGTTTGGCGAATTCGCGGTCCAGCGAGCCGAGGGCCTTTTCCATACGCTCTTCGGCGTCCAGAAGAATGGTATCCATATCCATGGGGGTTAGCCTCCGTGTACGATGGTTCCGACGTCTTCGCCCATGACCACGCGCTTGATGCTGCCCTTGAACATGTTGCAGACGATGATGGGCACGTCGTTCTCCATGGCCAGGGTGATGGCCGTGGAGTCCATGACGCCAAGCTTGCGCTGCAACGTTTCGGCGTAGCCGAGGCTGCGGAACATCACGGCGTCGTCATGCTTCATGGGGTCCTTGTCGTAGACGCCGTCGACCTTGGTGGCCTTGATGATGGCCTGGCACTTCAGTTCCATGCCGCGCAGCGCGGCCGCCGTGTCGGTGGTGAAATAGGGGTTGCCGGTGCCCGCCGCGCAGATGACCACGCGGCCCTTTTCCAGGTGCCTGTCGGCCCGGCGGCGGATGTACGGCTCGCAGACTTCCTGCATGGTGATGGCCGAAAGCACCCGCGTGGGATGGCCGATCTTTTCCAGGGCGTCCTGCACGGCCAGGGCGTTGAGCACCGTGGCCAGCATGCCCATGTAGTCGGCCGATGAACGGTCCATGCCCCTGGCTGACGAGGAGAGGCCGCGGAAGATGTTGCCGCCGCCGATGACAAGCGCCACTTGCAGGCCCATGTCGACAACCTCGGCGATTTCCTCGCATATCTTCGAAACAGTCTGGGGGTCAATACCGAACTTGTTTTCGCCCGCCAGGGCTTCGCCGCTGAGTTTCAGCAGCACGCGCTTGTAGCGGAGTTCGCTCATGTCCGTCCCTCGGTGTGGTGGTTGTATGTTGCGTCGTCGAAAATTCGTGTTCGTTCGCGGGGCGTCGGTGCCGATGGTGCAGTAGCCGTTTGCCGGGGCGCCAGTCTGCTGTCCGTGCGTTCTAGTGATGGTCGAAGGGGGCGCCCCAATCGCCCTCCTGCACCCGGATGTACTTCAGAAAGGCGTAGAACGCCCCGTGCGCCGCGTTGATGAAGCCCGCCCGGCCATCCAGAAAGCCCAGCTTGACCACGTACAGCTTCATGAACCGGGCCAGGCCGTGCGCCGTGGCCACGGCCACGCCGCCCTGGCGGCCCCTGGCGCG
It contains:
- the uppS gene encoding polyprenyl diphosphate synthase, with amino-acid sequence MPRHVAVIMDGNGRWATQRGLSRSDGHRAGTEAARAIVTECRTLGIGHLTMYTFSKENWGRPGAEVKFLFELLVDFLREELPNLIQRDIRLSVFGQLADLPLAARKALEHAISRTSSCTSMRLNLALNYSARDEILMACRALAAEGLTPEAITEEAFAARLWTAGQPDPDLVIRTSGEVRISNFLLYQSAYSEFYFAETLWPDFTPEHFRAALRDYAGRQRRFGKTEATPA
- the frr gene encoding ribosome recycling factor, which codes for MDMDTILLDAEERMEKALGSLDREFAKLRTGRASTSLVDNIKVDYYGTPTPISQLASVSVPDSRTLTIQPWDRSAFQLVEKAIMKSDLGLNPVNDGKIIRISIPPLTEERRKDLVKVARKYTEEAKVAVRNVRRDANDALKKLEKGKEISEDDVRKSTDDVQKLTDRFVAKSDEKCTAKEKEIMEL
- the pyrH gene encoding UMP kinase; protein product: MSELRYKRVLLKLSGEALAGENKFGIDPQTVSKICEEIAEVVDMGLQVALVIGGGNIFRGLSSSARGMDRSSADYMGMLATVLNALAVQDALEKIGHPTRVLSAITMQEVCEPYIRRRADRHLEKGRVVICAAGTGNPYFTTDTAAALRGMELKCQAIIKATKVDGVYDKDPMKHDDAVMFRSLGYAETLQRKLGVMDSTAITLAMENDVPIIVCNMFKGSIKRVVMGEDVGTIVHGG